In a genomic window of Wyeomyia smithii strain HCP4-BCI-WySm-NY-G18 chromosome 1, ASM2978416v1, whole genome shotgun sequence:
- the LOC129720778 gene encoding protein stoned-A, whose protein sequence is MLKLPKGLKKKKKGKKSKKDKELFTEEELEQYRREHQAQASSALNSAAPSDSEDQPAGEKPSENDEEWSKFAALTTGIDTVLKKTQEDLDRIKGSSFFQKVPTKVELEAKEREEQLRREQEERELAEAAAKEAEEKKAAEELINAVVELSDSEPHSEVEEDIFDTNYTDAIASGELPLAYVPESPELESFAGPDPFDTSYAEKVIKGPEVSKRGKKIVNIGAAVEVLTGRVESVSSKTSSRRPRRGPKNLLLESFDDAQADGEDGFAAENSAPQPSKLTLLDDTDELPNDAPIDLSVSLHLALQKEQEAKKEQEPVKEEPEFNLDEFDDLKKREPAVEGDNYKLLVGEPDLDGSKKPSRPPPPRPSTGPHFPDAVDADDELDLDADDPFDTGFVERVLPATAKEDDDFDPRAGEEEEDDDFDFDPRAGDESSAAVVRVKTPDLFSAEDNAQLQVSGALTKDLLSGSNTDITDLAQTPLEVLSAGVNSAEFVDPFDTSAVNSIVAPGKTELKFLEEELLADRPTGLKHSLSDQDFDPRADSEPSKQTEEVSSIAQRKSSLCLQINGAAKNKSVVFAVPVSDLLKIDGDHSITKKPLTPYYSRESSIPESEAVDPFDTSFVPNSEPTQVELNLIEQELNNVTIKHSLSDPDFDPRAITPIEQIPQSSSHQPKSDLLGIDEHHHSHKVLTPAKDVEPEEIDPFDTSIAVNIQPGRAELKLIEDELIPAPVPVANPDILSDSQDGGAFFVKVLTPQASNSIDEADIDPFDTSFANDLGPGKTEIKLLENELIDN, encoded by the exons ATGCTTAAGCTACCCAAAGGattaaagaagaaaaagaaaggtaaaaagtctaaaaaagaTAAAGAGCTCTTCACCGAAGAAGAACTCGAACAGTATCGCCGTGAGCATCAAGCTCAGGCATCCTCAGCACTCAACTCGGCCGCTCCATCCGATAGTGAGGATCAGCCTGCTGGTGAGAAACCGTCGGAGAACGACGAAGAATGGTCTAAATTTGCTGCGCTCACCACTGGTATCGACACAGTTCTCAAGAAGACCCAGGAAGATCTCGACCGCATCAAGGGCAGTTCTTTTTTCCAGAAGGTTCCTACGAAAGTAGAGCTCGAGGCAAAGGAGCGCGAGGAGCAACTCCGCCGAGAGCAGGAAGAAAGAGAGCTAGCCGAGGCCGCTGCCAAGGAGGCTGAAGAGAAAAAAGCTGCAGAGGAGCTTATTAACGCTGTTGTTGAGCTCTCCGATTCGGAACCACACTCCGAGGTTGAGGAAGATATCTTCGATACTAACTATACCGATGCTATAGCTTCGGGTGAACTACCGCTTGCATACGTTCCAGAATCACCCGAATTAGAGTCTTTCGCAGGGCCGGATCCATTCGATACTTCATACGCAGAGAAGGTAATCAAAGGACCGGAAGTCTCCAAACGAGGAAAGAAAATAGTTAATATCGGTGCAGCCGTTGAAGTATTAACCGGCAGAGTTGAGAGCGTATCGAGCAAAACTTCTTCTCGTCGGCCTCGACGTGGACCAAAGAATCTTCTGCTAGAAAGTTTCGACGACGCACAAGCGGACGGCGAGGACGGTTTTGCTGCTGAAAACTCTGCGCCTCAGCCATCTAAACTTACTCTTCTCGACGATACTGATGAGCTTCCGAACGATGCGCCAATCGATCTGAGTGTTTCACTCCATCTTGCTCTACAGAAAGAACAGGAAGCCAAAAAAGAACAGGAACCGGTAAAGGAAGAACCAGAATTCAATCTAGACGAATTCGACGATTTAAAGAAACGCGAACCAGCGGTTGAAGGAGACAATTATAAACTACTTGTAGGTGAGCCCGATCTAGACG GTTCAAAAAAGCCTTCTCGTCCGCCGCCACCGCGTCCATCCACCGGACCCCACTTCCCGGACGCCGTAGACGCCGACGACGAACTAGACCTCGACGCGGACGATCCATTCGATACCGGATTTGTTGAGCGAGTACTACCTGCTACCGCCAAGGAAGACGACGATTTTGATCCTCGGGCTGGAGAAGAAGAGGAAGACGACGACTTTGACTTCGATCCGCGAGCTGGAGACGAGTCGTCGGCCGCAGTAGTTCGCGTAAAAACACCTGATCTTTTCTCCGCCGAAGATAACGCCCAACTGCAAGTTTCTGGCGCACTTACCAAAGATTTACTATCGGGTAGCAACACAGATATAACCGATCTTGCTCAAACTCCTCTTGAAGTGCTATCTGCAGGAGTAAATTCGGCAGAGTTCGTTGATCCGTTCGACACATCGGCTGTCAACTCGATAGTTGCTCCAGGAAAGACAGAACTGAAATTCTTGGAAGAAGAGCTTCTAGCCGACAGACCCACTGGGCTAAAACACTCACTCAGTGACCAGGATTTTGATCCACGTGCTGACAGTGAACCATCAAAGCAAACAGAGGAAGTCTCCTCCATCGCGCAGCGAAAATCTTCGCTCTGTCTGCAAATAAACGGAGCTGCCAAAAATAAGAGCGTAGTTTTCGCTGTTCCTGTCTCCGATCTGCTGAAAATCGACGGTGATCACTCGATAACTAAGAAACCACTCACTCCTTATTACAGCCGTGAGTCTTCGATACCGGAATCCGAAGCAGTCGACCCGTTCGACACTTCCTTCGTTCCGAACAGCGAACCAACACAAGTTGAGCTTAACCTCATCGAGCAGGAGCTGAACAACGTTACAATCAAGCACAGTTTGTCTGATCCGGACTTCGACCCGCGAGCTATCACACCAATAGAGCAGATACCACAATCATCCAGCCATCAACCGAAATCTGATCTGCTCGGTATCGACGAACATCACCACAGCCACAAAGTTCTAACCCCGGCGAAGGACGTTGAACCGGAAGAGATTGATCCGTTCGACACCTCGATTGCAGTAAACATTCAACCGGGACGTGCTGAACTTAAACTCATCGAGGACGAACTCATTCCAGCGCCTGTACCTGTCGCCAATCCGGACATTCTATCCGATTCGCAAGACGGTGGAGCGTTCTTCGTGAAGGTTCTTACACCACAAGCGAGCAACTCCATCGACGAGGCAGACATCGATCCGTTCGATACTTCCTTTGCCAACGACTTGGGACCAGGCAAGACTGAAATCAAACTTCTAGAGAACGAGCTTATTGATAACTAA
- the LOC129720773 gene encoding protein stoned-B produces the protein MANPFLMDDEPLAGSEPVSNPFLFGDDAHGDDGIAAGVDDNPFLAQGGNPFADFGGEADDPAAAPAMANVNSMFGTAGVNAVVTTGAEIFGVTDSIMSHSSSYQQSQHVNNGAANFFDTTINEDDDLIIPKPTHLHLGSHTNNNLLDDATTNAYSSEDELKMTKGSNGKVPPPRPVPPPSQATQQLISSIADQLDQTSTSLLQKIPATRTPSPVSMRDLHSPSPTPDFGDLLSVGEQQSQQPQDDLFGTGMPPNANDNPFAEPAVPTANVTTAAKPEIPKPPRPRPPPPRPVPPRSSLASSPVMAPVPSVPHMPAAPAPPPQQQEADLFDLFGTATPKVAPPKPPAPKSKEDILSLFSTPSAPAAAAAPEPKQTDLLSGDFDDIFGGGPKTTGADSFVPNLAENLVQTQIPPAAVAPEPQPDYPTVTEPSPEPEPEPEEHDFEQPAEIELSPEIVFEAAPPVEEVVMRSEGSSDFSPTGSNITSGNIPSSVSGSTVNIAAVEKTDDGYSLEADLVHEPAPAPTPAEVAVPMDFNHVDALPATEVSTDASQLFFSEPEMTTAPSTDTVNPFALAGDDSNQYAITYGQPTATGGLFGTSANNNNTSILDPLVNFTQPAPEPDAFDSFAAKFEGTQNKAGNIFLESELGNYPTEDAFGGADAWGTGDVSGGGGFDGGDGFGADDGFDDPFLSMQAPPVPEGTPFGRSHSRDSDEGNHFSVVIRPKEGLETGLAPALAPPPRSPQTASIYSGDSSPRVNPFDKGEDADAALAAVPDATPQLQRTDSQETPPTPLFDEDVSQPLEDFPRIVYSGDGWEMQLRQPNKKKITGQRFWKKIYIRLVFQGDNPMLQLYNAANDKEPFQELPLQACYSVSEIGAQQYDNFGKIFTIKLQYVFYKERPGVRPGQVTKAERLTNKLSQFAAYAIQGDYQGVKELGSDLKKLGLPVEHAPQISQLFKLGSMNYEDMKQFSVCIEEALFKMSVHRDRALTYKTEEVQVTAVDELYVEQDAEGHVDKQIARVRLFFLAFLSGMPDIELGVNDLWRQGKEVVGRHDIIPVVTEEWIRLEGVEFHGCVQQDVYERCRTIKFKPPDACYIELMRFRIRPPKNRELPLQLKATWCVTGNKVELRADVLVPGFASRKLGQIPCEDVSIRFPIPECWIYLFRVEKHFRYGSVKSAHRRTGKIKGIERFLGTVETLQESLIEVTSGQAKYEHHHRAIVWRCPRLPKEGQGAYTTHQLVCRMALTSFDQIPEQLAPYAYVEFTMPATQVSHTTVRSISVQESESDEPPEKYVRYLARHEYRVGIEHTTGESVNAYLAATTVSKQPIQEEQPMATTPIAPSDSDSDSN, from the exons ATGGCAAACCCATTTTTGATGGACGACGAACCACTGGCTGGCAGCGAGCCAGTTTCGAATCCGTTCCTCTTCGGTGATGACGCACATGGTGACGATGGTATAGCGGCGGGGGTGGATGATAATCCATTCTTGGCGCAGGGCGGTAACCCATTTGCGGACTTTGGCGGCGAGGCAGACGATCCGGCAGCTGCTCCAGCTATGGCTAACGTAAATTCTATGTTTGGTACTGCGGGAGTCAACGCTGTGGTGACAACCGGTGCCGAAATTTTTGGAGTTACCGACTCCATTATGTCCCATAGTAGTAGCTATCAACAATCACAGCATGTCAACAATGGTGCTGCAAACTTTTTCGACACTACAATCAACGAGGATGACGATCTGATCATACCGAAGCCAACGCATCTTCATTTAGGCTCACACACAAACAACAATTTACTGGACGACGCCACAACCAACGCATATTCGAGTGAAGATGAACTGAAGATGACCAAAGGAAGCAATGGCAAAGTGCCACCTCCCAGGCCGGTACCACCACCCTCTCAGGCGACACAGCAACTGATCAGCTCGATTGCCGATCAGCTTGATCAGACCAGTACGAGCCTCCTGCAAAAAATCCCGGCTACCAGAACGCCCAGCCCGGTGTCCATGAGAGATCTGCACTCTCCCAGTCCAACACCCGACTTTGGCGATCTGTTATCCGTCGGAGAGCAGCAATCTCAACAACCGCAGGATGATCTTTTCGGCACTGGAATGCCACCCAATGCCAATGATAATCCATTCGCTGAGCCCGCAGTTCCAACGGCTAACGTCACCACCGCTGCCAAACCCGAAATTCCAAAGCCTCCACGTCCAAGACCACCTCCACCGCGTCCTGTTCCTCCAAGAAGTTCCCTTGCGTCATCACCGGTTATGGCACCCGTTCCCAGTGTTCCACACATGCCAGCGGCTCCTGCTCCTCCTCCGCAGCAGCAAGAAGCTGACCTCTTTGATCTATTTGGAACGGCAACTCCCAAGGTAGCTCCTCCAAAGCCACCAGCGCCAAAATCGAAAGAGGATATTCTTTCGCTGTTCTCCACTCCTTCTGCGCCGGCAGCAGCGGCTGCCCCAGAGCCGAAACAAACAGATTTATTGAGCGGTGATTTTGATGACATTTTTGGTGGAGGACCCAAAACTACCGGAGCTGATTCTTTCGTACCCAATTTAGCCGAAAATTTAGTGCAAACCCAGATTCCACCAGCTGCAGTTGCTCCTGAGCCCCAACCAGATTACCCAACCGTAACGGAACCAAGTCCGGAACCAGAACCGGAGCCAGAAGAGCATGATTTCGAGCAGCCCGCCGAAATCGAACTCTCTCCGGAAATAGTTTTCGAAGCTGCTCCACCTGTCGAGGAAGTGGTAATGCGATCGGAGGGTTCATCTGATTTTAGTCCTACTGGGTCGAACATCACATCCGGAAACATTCCAAGTTCTGTTTCAGGCAGCACGGTTAATATTGCTGCGGTTGAAAAGACTGATGATGGCTACTCCTTGGAAGCCGACCTGGTGCACGAACCAGCTCCGGCTCCAACTCCTGCGGAAGTAGCTGTACCAATGGATTTCAATCACGTGGATGCTTTGCCAGCCACGGAAGTGTCAACAGATGCGTCACAATTATTCTTCTCGGAACCGGAAATGACTACGGCTCCGTCAACCGATACAGTGAATCCATTTGCTCTAGCAGGGGATGATAGTAATCAGTACGCGATTACCTACGGTCAGCCAACGGCGACCGGAGGGCTTTTCGGAACCAGCGCCAACAATAATAATACATCTATTCTGGATCCACTGGTTAATTTTACTCAACCGGCACCGGAGCCAGATGCTTTCGATTCGTTTGCGGCCAAGTTTGAGGGTACACAGAACAAGGCTGGGAATATCTTCCTGGAAAGCGAGTTGGGCAATTACCCTACGGAGGATGCGTTCGGTGGAGCGGACGCCTGGGGTACGGGAGATGTGTCCGGTGGTGGTGGATTCGACGGCGGCGATGGTTTTGGCGCTGACGATGGATTTGATGATCCGTTCCTGTCGATGCAGGCACCGCCGGTACCGGAG GGAACTCCGTTTGGACGGTCGCACTCAAGAGACTCAGACGAGGGCAATCATTTCAGTGTGGTTATTCGACCGAAGGAGGGCTTGGAAACGGGCCTAGCGCCGGCTTTAGCACCACCACCGAGGAGTCCACAAACGGCTTCGATTTATTCGGGTGATTCTTCCCCACGGGTTAATCCATTCGATAAAGGCGAAGACGCTGATGCTGCTTTGGCAGCTGTGCCGGATG ctACGCCTCAGCTACAGCGCACTGATTCGCAAGAGACACCTCCCACGCCATTGTTCGATGAAGATGTGTCCCAGCCACTGGAGGACTTCCCTCGTATTGTGTATTCGGGAGATGGTTGGGAGATGCAACTGCGGCAACCGAATAAGAAAAAGATCACTGGGCAGCGCTTTTGGAAGAAAATTTATATCCGGCTGGTTTTCCAGGGTGACAATCCGATGCTCCAGCTGTACAACGCAGCCAACGATAAGGAGCCGTTCCAGGAACTTCCACTGCAAGCGTGCTATTCAGTGTCGGAAATCGGAGCGCAGCAGTATGATAATTTTGGCAAGATTTTCACTATCAAGCTACAGTACGTGTTCTACAAAGAGCGTCCAGGGGTGCGCCCGGGACAGGTGACTAAGGCGGAACGGTTGACCAACAAACTGAGCCAGTTTGCGGCCTACGCCATTCAGGGTGACTATCAAGGAGTTAAAGAGCTAGGAAGTGATCTCAAGAAGCTTGGTCTACCAGTGGAACATGCTCCGCAGATATCGCAGCTGTTCAAGTTAGGATCGATGAATTACGAAGATATGAAGCAGTTTTCGGTGTGCATCGAGGAGGCACTGTTCAAGATGAGCGTTCACCGGGATCGCGCACTAACGTACAAGACGGAGGAGGTGCAGGTGACGGCGGTCGATGAGTTGTACGTTGAGCAGGACGCGGAAGGTCATGTTGATAAGCAGATTGCTAGGGTGCGACTGTTTTTCTTGGCTTTTCTATCTG GGATGCCAGATATCGAATTGGGTGTTAACGATCTATGGCGTCAGGGTAAGGAGGTTGTTGGACGACACGATATTATTCCGGTTGTGACGGAGGAATGGATTCGATTGGAGGGTGTCGAGTTTCACGGCTGTGTTCAGCAGGATGTGTATGAGCGTTGTCGTACGATAAAGTTCAAACCACCGGACGCGTGTTATATTGAACTGATGAGGTTCCGCATCAGACCACCGAAGAATCGAGAATTGCCACTGCAACTTAAAGCAACCTGGTGCGTTACTGGGAACAAGGTGGAGCTCCGAGCTGATGTGCTGGTACCAGGATTTGCGTCCCGTAAGCTGGGGCAGATTCCTTGCGAGGATGTGTCGATTCGGTTCCCAATACCAGAATGTTGGATCTACTTGTTCCGAGTGGAGAAACATTTTAG GTACGGTTCGGTTAAATCTGCTCATCGTCGAACGGGAAAAATTAAAGGAATCGAGCGGTTCCTAGGTACCGTTGAGACCCTGCAGGAATCCCTGATTGAGGTAACCTCGGGACAAGCAAAATACGAGCACCACCATAGGGCAATTGTTTGGCGGTGTCCTCGACTACCGAAGGAAGGACAGGGAGCTTACACAACGCATCAGCTGGTATGCCGAATGGCTTTGACCAGCTTCGACCAGATTCCTGAGCAGTTGGCGCCCTATGCGTACGTGGAGTTTACGATGCCAGCAACTCAGGTTTCTCACACGACAGTACGGTCGATCAGTGTTCAGGAGTCGGAAAGCGATGAGCCTCCGGAAAAATACGTCCGTTATCTCGCGAGACATGAATATAG GGTTGGTATCGAGCATACGACGGGAGAGTCGGTTAATGCGTACCTCGCTGCGACCACCGTGAGTAAGCAGCCGATTCAGGAGGAACAACCAATGGCTACTACACCAATCGCTCCAAGTGACTCCGATTCGGATTCGAACTAA